In Zalophus californianus isolate mZalCal1 chromosome 16, mZalCal1.pri.v2, whole genome shotgun sequence, the sequence AAATCCACGGACCACACACATATGGGTGTATTTATGGACTCTTTTGTGTTCCTTTGATTTACAGGTCTATTGTCCTGCCAATATAACAGCTTCGATTGCTTATAGCTTAATATATATTAAGTCCAGAAGCCAGACAGTAGAAGTCCTTTGACTTTTTCCATCTCAAAATTGAGTATTCTCATCCATCAAGACAGTATATTGTTCCACTTATTTGGGCTTTGATCTCATCCGTGTTTTGCAGTTTCAGTCTATAGATCTTGCACATGTTTATATGTAACTATTTATATCTATTTCAcagtttccaatttttcactgtGGCTACACAGAAATAACTTAGTTCTGTATGGGCACTGTGCATCCTTTAGCTTTGCTAAACTCAACTGTTAGTTCTGGTAGCTagttttttgaagatttcttaGGCTTTTCTATCTAGTCAATCTTGTCATTggcaaataaagacagttttacgcTTTCTCTTCCAGTCTGAATGACTTTCTTTTCCTTGGCTAATTGCACTGTCTGGGACATCCCATCAGACGATTGTGAATAAAAGCGATGAGAGCAATGTCAGTTTCCTGGGCCTGATCACTGTGCTTACAGTCGTGGGAACTGTAAGGTGTTAGCACCAGAGAGGGCTGCATGAAGGGAACAGAGCTACACTATCTAAGTTTTACGTCTGTGTGGTTTAAAATGATTTCACTATAAGAAGTTAAATGGTGGGGGGGAAGTGGTGAAAGTGGccattcttgccttgttctcaGACGTATGAGGAAAACATTCAGGCTTTCAGCACAAAGTATGacattagctgtaggttttttgcagatgccctttatcaggttagAGATGTTCCTTTTTTGCCTAGTTTGCTTAagagttttgtttgcttgtttttaaaaccaTGAATGGGTAGTGAAtgttgtcaaatgttttttctgtatctttggagatgatcatatggtttttcctTCTTAGTCTGTCAATGCGGTGGATTACATTGGTTTTAGaatattaaaccaaccttgcattcccgGAGTAAATCACACTTTCTCatgaattattttcacttttatatacAGCTGGATTCAACCATCTAAACTTTTGCcaaagatttttgcatctatgttcatgagggatactggtctagatttttctttttttgtaatatatttgtctggttttggtatcaggatggTGATGCccccataaaatgagttgggaagtgtccAAAATCATGGAAGATTTTGTGTGGGcttggtataatttcttctttaaatctttggtacAATTCACCAGTAAAACCGTCTGTGCTCAGAATTTTGTGtgaaggcattttatttttgttttatttagatctttttaacaattttattaagGTACAATTTTACTTTGAAACTTACCAATTTAAAGTGCACATGACAGGATTAACATTTGGGAAGAAATTAATGtcactttttttcacttagttcCAGTGTGGTTTTTGGgagttttctttttgctcatCAGTTATGTGCTGTACAGATGAAGAGTACCGTGTGGGCCAAAGTCACCACCTGTGTGAGTCCAGAGGCTCATGGCTTCTCAGAGGGCTGAGGGCTGGTTTTCAGTTCCTTGCTCCTCCACTGGCAACTCCCTGTCTGGTCCCACCCCAGGCTGACACACTCTGGCATCTCCCTCACGGCTCTCCTGGAACTGTTCTCACGAGGGCTGCCAAGAACACCAGGTCCTCCTCGTTGCTCAGTCCACAGATACTTCCAGACCTTCTTACTTGACCTCCCCGCGGTATTTGATGGGTTAGGCtcccagcaggaaacagatggctcCAAACTGGGGTCACTAAGGAGGCTTTAAGAAAGGGGCTACTTACAAGGTGTGAGTGAGCAGGAGTAGGGGCACCACAAGGGGTAGAGTGGTATCTGGAGCTCGGACCACTCTCAGGCCAGAGGGATGAGGGCAGGGAGCAGTCACTGGAGCGTCGGCTGAGAGTAGAGGGACCTGCCTCGTGAGATCGTGCCGGAGGCAACCCTGCGGGAGGGAATCGGGGACCCCCCAGCTCATCCTCCTCCGTCCTGCCAGTCAGGATCTTCACAGAGGGCACAGGTGAGGCTCACTCAGGTCAGTCTCTGGGgaccagagcagggcagggaggagaaggggaagggagggtctGAAGAGACAAAAGGGACTCTGCGGGCACACTTGGCTTTAGGACATCACACTCTCGTTCCTCCTATTCCAGTTCAGGCCTCTCTTCTTCATCGGCCCCTCCCTTTCCAGTGCTCCTGCGGCTTTGATGTAGAGCTTCCTAGGATCCTGCACGCCCTTGGGAATGGTCTCATCCCTGCAGCTTCACAGTCATACTAACGAAGCCCTAACGGGTCTAGACCTCTTTCCTGGGATCCTCCTCATCACCCAATCATCCGGAGCGCTCCACAGAGCGGGCAAGTGCACACAAACTAAGCATTAGGGGCTACTCACGACAGCATCttccctttacagatgaggaatgcAAAGGACAGAGAAGTTAGATAAGctgtcccaggtcacacagcaccAGTGTCAGGGCCAGGACTGGTGCCTGCGAGTGACTTCACAGTCATCTTCTTAACCATCATGACCAAAAGCGCTTCTTCAGATTTAGGAAAAGTCGGGACTGGATGATTCATTTTCCAGAAAAGGCTTTCCCCGTCTGCGATGGTGCCTGTCCCATGAACTCCCATGGCATGTCAGACCCCAGACCCCAAACAGAAGGACAGAGCGCACGCACCCTTCCGTGAGCTGCGCAGGCCCTTGGCCTCCAGCCGACACAGACCAGGCGACAAAGAGAACACACAGTCCCCTCTGGCACTTTATTGTTTACAAAACAATGGCTCCAGCTGGAAGGAACACAATCATTATGCTGACAGCAgcagacagagaaacaaaaaaatgtctaGCTTTAAAAGAGTCGAAAATCACTGATGGTGAGAATGCTCTTCGGGGCACCTAGGCCGTGGTTGACAGGTCTCAACTGAGTGACTGTCCCAAGTCCTCTGACCTTCCTCACTTCACCTGTGTCTTAAAAACTCACAGCCCCAACATCAGTGACATTTATCAAGGAAGTGGGTCGGGAAGCCCGGCCAGGCAAAGTCAGAAAAGACTCGGGCCTTCCAGCCTATGTCCAGCAGGAGCCCAGTTCCAGAGAAACGTGTCACATTCTTTTGCTAGATGTTTTATAGTGGAAGAGACACAGCAGCGCAAAAGGGATCCTCGCTGGGTTCCTTCCTAGCAGGTGTATTAGAGTCTGTGAGAGAAGTCTGATGGCCCTTCCAGGGCCATCACAGCACCCCACATCCTCCTGAGGGGACAGGGAACTTCAGGAGAGGGGTGCTGTGGGCTGCTGGTGGGGCCCTTCTTGGCTCCAGTCCTGGCTGACCTGTCCTAAACCCTCTACCTTTGCCCTGGAGCATGGAGAAGAGGCCCAGGGGTGCAGACAAGCAGCGTTTGTGCGAAGTTTCGAGAGAAGACTTCAAAGCTCCCTGGAGAAGGGGAATAAAAGGTCAAGGGACAGAAGCCATCGGGCCAGGTGGGCGTCCTTGCTAACCCCGGAGGACAGAGCCCAGCGCCCAGGACCCAGGGCGGGCGTGGCAGAATGTAGGGTGCCACTTGGGTCAGGAAGTAAGATAATCATTTGCGGAAGTCTTTAAAGGCATGACAACTTCTGAGAGTTGCTCATAAAAAGCAACATTTTACCTTTGTGTCCTTTGACCAAGGACTTGGAAACGCTTAAAAACTTGTCTTACCAACTGTCAGAACTTAATTCCAATCTCCTCCACCACTGGAAATGAAGTTAACTATGGGACTATGCTCTGTGTGATCAGATTTGGTGATTCCGAGAAAGGAAATTGGTTTAATTAAAGTAAGTTAATAATTACAACTTCAAAGTGCTGCATGGCCAAAGAATTTTCCTGAAGGGAAAAACTGGAGTGAGTCACATGAAGTGGAGACGGTCTGATGTGAGGCTGAGGACAAACGAGCAGGCTTGTGTCCTTTCCTGCAGAATTGGGGCAGATGCGTCCCTGGAGGCCTGCCCTCACCCACACAGCCCTGTAATTCTCTGCAGTGTAGACAGATTCTTTTCCAGGAACTTGGAGAAGTGGATTTAATGCACGAAGTTGacgaagaaggaagaaaaggaggtggCCTGGGAGTTCCTGACGGGCAGGTCCACTTCAGACTCGCTGTTTTGTTCCCAGAGGgagcacagtgcttgacacatagtaggagctcaagaaacatttattgaatggaagaataaacagaaagaggagaaaggaaggtcGGATGGAAGAAGGGCAAGGCCGGGTTACAAAGGAGGGGTCCCAGCTTAGGACGCCTGCAGGGACCAGCTCCCACCACCAGATGGCAGCGCACACACGGGTCCAGGCCCCGCGGGGACCAGGCCCCTTTCCCAGCTCTGAGGACTCCGGGCTCCGCCgctccaggcacccctgggctgaACTCCCTGAATCAGGCACACACCTCGgagttttgaaaaggaaaaaaaaaaaaaaaggcaaaacaaaacaccaaagaaaAGTGCAGTCCTCTGGTTTTTATAAAATTCGAGTCCTGATGGAGCTGAAAACCCGTCCACCTCTGGGCCTTGCCAGTTTGAGTTTCGTAAATTTAAACGAACTCTATTCCTTCGTATTTCACGTTGCCGATCTTGGTCTCTGGCAGTAGGAAGCGCCCGTCCAGCGTGAAGGCCATGATGTAGGTGGCGATCCGGCCCCTGTCCTCCTCAGACTTGAGGGCCACGATGATCTGGTCGTCAGTGTTGGGGATGAACTTGAAGGAGGAGAAGCCGTGTGTGGGGACCACGTCCCCCACGTGGCTGACGGAGATGTCGCCAAAGTCCTGGGCGGCGCTCAGGAGCAGGTTGGTGCCCTTGCGCTCGTCATCCTTCTCACTGTACTGCTCGTGGCTGGCCCGGCGCGGCAGGAAGAACCATCGCTGCAGCGTGTCGCTCCAGCAGGCGGACTCGTGAATGAGGTAGCCTGGGGACACACGACAGACCCACAGGTCACCAGACCACCCGGTGGGCCCGGCCCCACCCCGCCGACTGGGTGCGGGCAGGACTGAGCGCCACGCGGGAGCGCGCCTGCAGGGCCTCCTTCCCCGCACGGGCTTCCCGCTGCCGATGCCGCGAGGTGGCCTGTCCTGTCCACCGGGGCGGCGTCCCCGTTCGATCCTCTGTCCTACGGGCCTCTCCACCTGTCCTCGTTCTCGATTACCCAGGGCGACAAAGACCACACAGGCCGTCCTGGCCCTGGCACCCCATCTCTGGTCACCTGCGGCCGGGAGTTCTGTCTGCATTTCTGCTTCCTTGGTGCTAAGGAACACGGAGGGCGGGGCCGGGGGAAGGGAGCGAGATAAACAAGCGGGTTTGGTTTGTGAGACAGAGATCGGGCTCAGGGGAGAGGCTGCCCTGAAGTTGAAAAGGAAGTAGCATACCCCCTATCTGGAGGGCGAAGCAACGTCCTCAGCGTCATGCTCCCCAAGCCCAGAGCTGCCTGGCCGCTCCGAGCACCACAACTCCCCACCACAAACCCCGACAACTCTTGGAAGACGAGGCGAAGAGCCCAAGCCCTGTCCACCTTGCTTCTACTGGGTCAGGGGcgaggcccaggccctgccctcagggaacaGCCAGAGAGCTCAGGCAGGAGGGGGCTGCAGTCTGAGATGGTGGGAGGCAATCTGTCAGGGCGAGTGAAGGAAGAGCAAATGGCTCACTTGTCCCCAGAAGCCACTGGCCTGCTGGGAGCAGCCATCACAGACAGAAATCATCAAAATTGAGCCCGAAACGACACTGCTGTGGTTTGAAGCAAACGCTCGGAGGAAGCGCACGCGCAGCACACCATCATCTGTCCGATGACCCCCCAGGCGGGGCCAGTCCCTTACCTGGAGGCTGGATCCCTGCCGCGGCCCGCAGAGCGTTATAGCTGGACACCCAATTCTCGTGGTCCACGCTGCCTCTGCTGCCCACCACCTTCACCCACTCTGGGTTTTCGTTCATCACTTCCCCCGTGCTGGTGGTCCACTCCTTGCCCAGGCCACCCACATACAGATGCTCGTCCTTCACAGCCAGCCACTCGGCTTTGAAGCCTGGGGACAAGGAGACAAGGGGGCGTGCCTGAGATGACAGCCACCCCTCGGCTCCCCAGGTTCCTGTGGGGTCCAGCAGCCTTGGGCATCAGAGGTCACCCATGATGGGTCTCCCGTGAGGCAATGATGAGAGGGCGGGGGGCAGGACAGCCTGGCTCTGGGCTCCATTCTCAGAGGGTCAGCAGCTGGGCACCTCCCTCCGCCTTCTattctcccccccccgcccaggacCGGTCACATTCTCTTTGGCCACTCGATCCAGGAACCCTCTGCTGGAACAGCCTTTCCCAAACTGATTCAAATGGCTCCTGCTGCTGACACCTCACCTAAGCCCCCACTCCCAAAGGCCCAGCCAGCCACTTGTCAATCTCCTCTGATCCCCAAGCTCTGTTTCTCAAGCTGTATGCCCCAACCTCAGGATCACCTCCAACCCAGGCCAAGAGGAAGCACTTGGGGTTATGATTACGGCAGAGAGCAGTTCCTCACAACCGTGCCTGGAGCCCACTGAGAGCAGGGGAAGCGCCAGTAGCCGGAGCTAAGAGGGGCTGGCGGGGGCTCAGAGAGTCTGCTCCGATCAGTGCATTTATCCTCTTAGGTTTATTTGCTGTGAGCCCAATTTGAAGGTTGCAGCGCACTCAGGCTGGGTGGGATGCTATCCCCCTGCACCCTGTGTTCTAAATTGTGCTTGCTTTCCCAGATGTTTTGCAAGCTTCTTGCTGGTCCTGAGGACCCAGAGCTGCAGCCTGCCTCGAGAAATGACAGCAGCCTGCAGAATGCTTCTCTGCAGGTGGCTCCGGAGGGACCTGCTGAGTTCCTGTGGTCCCAGGGGCCTCGCCAGCTTCCCCGGGTCACTTTTGAGAAAAGACCCTCTCCATTATCAGGccttccatcctttctgatgacctGACCACAGGACAACCCAAGGCTCTGCTTTCTTCCTGATCCAACGGGGAAGAACAGAATTACAATGGCTGCCCATAAATGCTGACAGACTAAGGCAGGAAGTGGGCAAACAGTATCTTCTCTGAAACTTGGTCCAGATAGCGCCCTGCCCATTGCCCCAGGCTTGGGCAAGCACTGAAGGGGTTTTCTCACTGCGGGGAGGGCTGGCAGACAGCGTGTGTCCCACAGGCCCAGCTAGTTGCTTTTCTGATCTGAGAGAGGCCAGCAGCATTTAGCTTCCTGGAGGGTgcagacacccccacccccccggggaGCGGGGGCAAGCACGGAGGCTTTTGTCAGCTCCCCCCAACCACGTCCAGCGCCTCCCTGCCCCTTCCGAGTGGCTCCCTCTTGGAGCTCTGTGCTCCCCGCTGCCTGAAAGCCGTAATTCCTTTCCAGCACACGGCAGAGCAGTGGGTCACAGAGGATTTCCAAGCTCGGATCCCACTCGGGTGGTCACTGCCACTCACGCACAGACCCTCCTGCTGCTGTGTTTTCAAAAAGGAGTGCTAAACTGACTACGTTTACCTTTTCAATAAAGTCTCAGTTCAAAATGGGAGCAATCTGACACCATGGCTTTAAAGGTAAGACACTTGGGGGCTGTCATTCCCGCGTGCTCTGAAGATACCTTTGAAGATATAAGAAGGGACTCGTTCCCAGGAGCGCCGAGAGCAGCAGTGGACAGGGCCCACAAACTTGTCCTGGAAAGGACCCGCTTCCCGGCCAGTCTTCTAGGAACAAGCTCCTACTGCAGAGACGACTGGTGTGAGgctggccctggggtggggcgGCCATGGGTCAGAAGCAGGAGGGAGATGGCTCTACCTGGTGGTCCCTCCTCCTGGTCGTGTGAATGCTTTACCACACATGTGTGCAAACCAAACTGGCAGACAGTCAACCCAAACCCGTCCCCCAACACCCCGGCCAAAGCCGGGAGACGGAGAGGGCCCGACTTACCTTTTCCCACGGTTCCATCGCCATCGGAGAGAATCACCCACGGCACGGCTTTGGTCCCCTCGATCTGGTAGATGACCCCTGTCCGGTCGTCCACAGAGTAGAGTCTCCCGTTGAAGACGATCAGCTCAGACAGCTCCATGCCCCGCCCCTTTTCAGCTAGGTGGGACTCCAGGACCCCGTGGCCTTTGTCCCACTCCACGGCCACCTTGTCCCCACTGTCTGACAGGGTCAAGTAGCCCTTCTTCAGGTAACTGAACCAGGTATTTTCCTCTTGGGCTCTAGATTCTGTGTCCAAGTCAGCAATAACCGCGATTCGGTACCGAGTCCCGCCCGGCGTCCTCTGGGGGGCGGACAGGGGGTAGGTGTCATTGTACTGGTCAGCAGGTGCCTGGCTGAGCCTCCAGTTGTGGGCGTTGGGTGCGGGGGGCCTGCCtgggggtgggcggtgggagTACAGCAGCCAGAGGACGGCAGCGCCCACAAAGGACGGCAGGATCACTTTCCAGCGGGGGCGGAAGCGGGGGTCTGCTGCCTTGGTCATGGACGCCAGCACCGGAAGGCCCCCCACACTTATCCGGAGGGAGTGCATAGGCTCATTCCATTCCAGGTGGTTGGAGGGCTGGACGGGCATCAGACTGAAGGGCAGGCGGGACCTGGGCACCCAGACAGAGAGGACAGGGGTCAGCGACCTGCAAAGCACAGTGGCTTTCTAATTACTTGAAGGTGCAGCACGGCCTGAAGGCTGCCTTACCCAGAACGGCACGGCCACTACTTTGTGGCCATTATTACCTCCTTGGCTTAATTAAACCTTGATTCTAGCAATATCTTTATTTACTCTTACTCAGCAGAATGAGAAGTCTTTCCAAAGCAAGATTATTCCATCTCCtctgtctcaaatggcaagatagAAAGCTCAGTGAGGGCAAGTTCTGCGTAGGCTGGTGCTTTACCAGCTCAGAAAGAGGGAGCAGCTGCaggtgagggagggagtgggTCTGGACGGGACTGGGGTCTGGACAGGACAGGGCAGCAGAGAGGGTCCAGATGTGTACGCTCATCAAATGTCACCTCATTTGAGAAGCTCTCCCTGAGGGCTCTGCTCCCAACAGCACCCCCATTTATCACCTTCCTCAGCATCTGCCACCCCTGCAACATCACGCTACGTAGCTATCGGTGCGCTCAACTGTGTCCTGCGCTCCTAGGACAGTGCACAGAGCAGATGCATGGTCACCCAGGGAGTCCTGACTCCCTCCTGGGCTAAGTTGCTGTAATACTAATATAAGTATAAAACGGATTTAAGCTAAATGGAAATACTTCTGTTCTTGACAAAGTCTGTCCTCTGGCGCCCTTCTATTAATGCAGTGTCTGGCTGGCCCTCACGgcctggagcccagcatcagCACACTGGCCCCCAAGGACGGCTGGCCTCACCTGGGCCTAGCTTGGCCTgggcccctggccctgctcccgAGGTGCAGCACCACAGCTGGGCGGCGGTGGCTGGGAAGTTCAGTTTTGCACCACCTGCCCCCCACTCACGTCCCCAGCGTAGACCACGCAGCCTGGTCGGCGTGGCCACAGCGGCGCCAGGCCAGCATTTGTCTCAGGGCAGCTGCCAAGCTGGGGGAGCAGAATCAGCAGAGCATCAGCCCTGGGCTGCGGCTCTCAGACTCTGGCTTGAGCTGTCACTCAGTCTGTCCAGGCCTAAGACAGTCCCCTGGCTGGACCACGGGGGCATTTCTGCCTCCTGCCAACCAACAGCGGGACGTCAGGGGCAGACGCTCCTCTCACTGCCAGGCGGCAGTGGGGAAGGGCGAGGACCAGGCAGCTCCACACCACCCgggcccctcccctgcaccccagtGCATGCAGCTTGCCTGTGGGGGCCACTGAGGAGCTCCCGTCCACACCACAGGCCGCTGGCACCGAGGGTGGAAAAACATGGCAACGGTTCCACGTGGAAGCCagcccttcctttctcttgcttttggACAGATGTTTAGGT encodes:
- the LOC113939239 gene encoding soluble calcium-activated nucleotidase 1 isoform X5, which produces MGETWLQAHLDRSRLPFSLMPVQPSNHLEWNEPMHSLRISVGGLPVLASMTKAADPRFRPRWKVILPSFVGAAVLWLLYSHRPPPGRPPAPNAHNWRLSQAPADQYNDTYPLSAPQRTPGGTRYRIAVIADLDTESRAQEENTWFSYLKKGYLTLSDSGDKVAVEWDKGHGVLESHLAEKGRGMELSELIVFNGRLYSVDDRTGVIYQIEGTKAVPWVILSDGDGTVGKGFKAEWLAVKDEHLYVGGLGKEWTTSTGEVMNENPEWVKVVGSRGSVDHENWVSSYNALRAAAGIQPPGYLIHESACWSDTLQRWFFLPRRASHEQYSEKDDERKGTNLLLSAAQDFGDISVSHVGDVVPTHGFSSFKFIPNTDDQIIVALKSEEDRGRIATYIMAFTLDGRFLLPETKIGNVKYEGIEFV